A window of the Lactuca sativa cultivar Salinas chromosome 5, Lsat_Salinas_v11, whole genome shotgun sequence genome harbors these coding sequences:
- the LOC111883569 gene encoding protein translation factor SUI1 homolog 2 → MVDIGVHIPSAFDPFAEVDQDSGGGAGIKEYVHIRIQQRNGRKSLTTVQGLKKELSYEKILKDLKKEFCCNGTVVQDKELGKVIQLQGDQRKNVSAFLTRAGIVKKDQIKIHGF, encoded by the coding sequence ATGGTTGATATAGGAGTACATATCCCATCTGCTTTCGATCCATTTGCTGAAGTTGATCAAGATTCTGGTGGTGGTGCTGGGATTAAGGAGTATGTTCATATCCGCATACAACAAAGAAATGGTAGAAAAAGCTTGACGACTGTTCAGGGCCTAAAGAAGGAGCTGAGTTACGAGAAAATTCTGAAAGATCTAAAGAAAGAATTCTGCTGCAATGGCACTGTTGTGCAAGATAAAGAACTGGGCAAAGTGATCCAACTACAAGGTGATCAACGCAAGAACGTGTCTGCGTTCTTGACTCGTGCTGGTATTGTGAAGAAGGATCAGATTAAGATTCATGGTTTTTGA